A single genomic interval of Spinacia oleracea cultivar Varoflay chromosome 6, BTI_SOV_V1, whole genome shotgun sequence harbors:
- the LOC110800927 gene encoding uncharacterized protein, with product MLGDSIQPRSRVKCVDSFSSMELDCNSSFHTGGRIIVAWNPGSFTVSILSVTAQHIHCHVTPMSGMPAFFCTFLYAFNDSKQIESLWSDLRILNTQEAWILCGDFNCVMNTEERICSAVRQSEIVDINACMHCCGMEDIKSSGHFFTWNNKQEGANRVFSKLDRVLANPIWFDSYSAAEVCFLSEGSFDHSPGFLTVYPKNNGGKKPFKYFTMWKSAPKFSEIVKTQWDRPISGSKMFVVVSKLKRVKLALKELNKTGFSDVHAADLKAYHDLLAAQEAMHLHPSDHSLANEELDAIKTYKDKHQIYLDFLRQKAKVEWIKHGDENTALFHQSPLVIDAHSFILNAPYTREEVKNALWSIPGVKAPGPDGFGSFFYRDAWHIVGDDVIAAVLCGRLRQILPDLIQENQGGFVHGRYIVHNIMVIQDLVKQYGRKSVKPSCLMKIDLQKIVMECFTTPMFSFMVNGSMQGFFKSKRGLRQGDPMSPLLFVICMEYLSRILQKMSTLPQFQFHPRCRDIKLTHLCFADDLILCRKGDFPSIYLLLQAFKLFSIASRLSTNIKKSSVYCHGMPESDVARVIAASGFTRSTLPFRYLGVPICSKKITVAQCEMLVDKMTARIKVWSSRNLSYTARMQLINVVLLSIHMYWSQIYVLPKSVLKEITKICRSFLWSGQAYSFKPSYIAWEQTCCDKNQGGLGFRNVEVKDGDWWDFVPTSSSSWYWKKICDTKEQIKQVFTATELCNMPKYSVKMVYNKLIASKPMVPKHRFISWLEIQHRLQTTAKMARIRVSSTSDCLLCGQAPEDHEHLFFKCPYSSRCLTDLKSWLGIQSSLNTLQRGFRQLSNYNSSKHYYKSWNKERIMDNSQVYTPRNAPYSNEEIDVVREQWTKFLQENNYYWHGLRVVYFNKAPTYSQTTIDAVRERWISYVTEYHQPNNDENEDDDNDDLV from the exons ATGTTAGGGGACTCAATTCAACCCAGAAGCAGAGTGAAGTGTGTAGATTCATTCAGCAGCATGGAATTGGATTG TAACTCAAGCTTCCATACTGGAGGTAGAATAATTGTGGCTTGGAATCCTGGTAGTTTCACTGTCAGTATTTTGTCTGTTACAGCTCAACATATTCACTGTCATGTCACTCCTATGAGTGGTATGCCAGCTTTCTTTTGCACATTTTTGTATGCTTTCAATGATAGTAAGCAGATAGAGAGTTTATGGAGTGATTTGAGAATCCTGAATACTCAGGAAGCTTGGATTCTATGTGGAGATTTTAACTGTGTTATGAACACAGAGGAGAGAATTTGTTCTGCTGTTAGACAATCTGAAATTGTTGACATTAATGCTTGTATGCACTGCTGTGGCATGGAAGATATCAAAAGTAGTGGTCATTTCTTTACTTGGAACAATAAACAGGAAGGAGCTAATAGGGTCTTTTCTAAATTGGATAGGGTTCTTGCTAACCCTATATGGTTTGATTCTTATTCTGCTGCTGAGGTGTGCTTCCTGAGTGAAGGTTCTTTTGATCACTCACCTGGGTTTCTCACTGTATATCCTAAGAATAATGGAGGGAAGAAACCTTTTAAGTACTTCACTATGTGGAAAAGTGCTCCAAAGTTTAGTGAGATTGTTAAAACTCAATGGGATAGACCCATCTCTGGAAGTAAAATGTTTGTAGTGGTGTCTAAGTTGAAAAGAGTGAAGTTGGCTTTGAAAGAGCTTAATAAGACTGGTTTCTCTGATGTGCATGCTGCAGATTTGAAGGCTTATCATGACTTATTAGCTGCTCAAGAAGCTATGCATCTCCATCCTTCTGATCATTCACTTGCTAATGAAGAGCTAGATGCTATTAAGACATACAAAgataaacatcagatttatttGGATTTTCTGAGGCAAAAAGCTAAAGTTGAGTGGATTAAGCATGGGGATGAGAATACTGCATTGTTtcaccaaa GTCCACTGGTTATAGATGCTCACAGCTTTATTCTAAATGCTCCTTATACTAGAGAAGAAGTGAAGAATGCTTTATGGTCTATACCAGGTGTTAAAGCACCAGGGCCAGATGGCTTTGGATCTTTCTTTTACAGAGATGCTTGGCACATAGTGGGGGATGATGTGATTGCTGCT GTATTATGTGGGAGATTGAGACAGATTTTGCCTGATCTTATCCAGGAGAATCAGGGTGGTTTTGTACATGGGAGGTACATTGTCCATAATATCATGGTGATTCAGGATTTGGTTAAGCAGTATGGTAGGAAATCAGTGAAGCCTAGCTGTTTGATGAAGATAGATTTACAGAAG ATTGTTATGGAGTGTTTCACTACTCCCATGTTTTCATTTATGGTGAATGGCTCAATGCAAGGTTTCTTCAAATCCAAAAGAGGAttgagacaaggtgatcccatGTCACCCTTGTTATTTGTCATCTGCATGGAATATTTATCAAGAATTCTTCAGAAAATGAGTACTCTTCCTCAGTTTCagtttcacccaaggtgcagaGATATAAAGCTCACTCACttgtgttttgctgatgatctgATCCTGTGTAGAAAAGGTGACTTTCCTTCCATTTATCTTCTGTTGCAAGCTTTCAAATTATTCTCCATAGCCTCTCGTTTGTCTACTAACATTAAAAAATCCTCTGTTTACTGTCATGGTATGCCTGAATCTGATGTAGCTAGAGTGATTGCTGCTTCTGGTTTCACTAGAAGTACTTTACCTTTTAGGTATTTGGGAGTTCCAATTTGTTCAAAGAAAATTACAGTAGCTCAATGTGAGATGTTGGTGGATAAAATGACTGCTAGAATCAAAGTGTGGAGTTCTAGGAATCTCTCTTATACAGCTAGGATGCAGTTGATCAATGTTGTTTTGCTTAGTATCCATATGTACTGGTCCCAGATTTATGTTCTGCCCAAGAGTGTTCTAAAAGAGATTACCAAAATCTGTAGATCCTTCTTATGGAGTGGACAGGCCTATAGCTTTAAGCCAAGTTACATAGCTTGGGAGCAGACTTGCTGTGATAAGAATCAAGGTGGTCTTGGTTTTAGGAATGTGGAG GTTAAGGATGGGGATTGGTGGGATTTTGTCCCCACTAGTTCTTCTAGTTGGTACTGGAAGAAAATCTGTGATACTAAGGAACAGATTAAGCAAGTGTTTACTGCTACTGAGTTATGCAATATGCCTAAATATTCTGTGAAAATGGTGTATAATAAGCTCATTGCTTCCAAGCCTATGGTTCCAAAACATAGATTCATTTCTTGGTTGGAAATTCAGCACAGACTGCAAACAACAGCAAAAATGGCAAGAATTAGAGTTAGCTCAACTTCAGACTGTCTCCTCTGTGGTCAAGCTCCTGAAGATCATGAACACTTGTTTTTCAAGTGTCCTTACAGTAGCAGATGTCTCACTGATTTGAAGAGTTGGTTGGGGATCCAAAGCTCCCTTAATACCTTACAGAGAGGGTTTAGACAACTGTCTAACTACAACAGTTccaaacactactacaaaagttgGAATAAAGAACGCATAATGGATAACAGTCAA gtctatactccgaggaatgcgccttatagTAATGAGGAAAtcgatgtggttcgtgagcaatggacTAAGTTTTTAcaagaaaataattattattggcATGGGCTTAGAGTTGTT TATTTTAACAAAGCTCCCACGTATTCTCAAACTACTATTGATGCGGTAAGGGAGAGGTGGATCTCATACGTTACCGAATATCACCAACCAAATAACGATGAAAATGAAGATGATGATAACGATGATCTAGTGTGA
- the LOC110789071 gene encoding polyphenol oxidase, chloroplastic, with product MASFSPSATTITTTNNLSAVPRNPLVSKSSQLSAYKSNQTRRVSHKISCQATNNDDNQTPKPAQNVDTNKFDRRNILLGLGGLYGAASTFTGGYASLAAPTAPDMSQCGPSKLDDGTALNCCPPKPSEAVDFKLPKFNRHDLRVRPAAHLADDAYLAKYAKALALMKALPDSDPRSFKNQANVHCAYCNGGYHQVGLPNLDFQVHGSWLFFPFHRAYLYFYEKILGSLINDPDFVIPYWNWDNPDGMVMPSMFNDANSPFFDAIRDQSHLPPTVMDLTYDGPDVPNNMSDEEKKALNLTIMYRQMVSNAKKPSMFLGEPYRTGDSPNPGPGSMEVQPHGTIHNWTGNPQPNTPMWEDMGNFYSAGRDPIFYAHHAQVDRTWAIWRSLSPKNKDFKDKDFLNSYFYFYDENAKLVKIYVRDCLDTKKMGYKYQKVDIPWLKSRPTPRVRGPKVLKSVFSKVKNAVAAETAPPLPPVVFPKPLDHIIRTNLVRPLKSRTKAEKEDEEEILVIEVESRHDLYSKFDVYINDEDERPTKENRTQTEYAGSYVNVPHKHNKHGPEHASNMMKTILKLGLTDVLEDLGADDDEGVDVIFVPRTGTEGLIIKDVRIEFLS from the coding sequence ATGGCCTCTTTTTCACCTTCAGCCACCACTATTACAACCACCAACAACCTCTCCGCCGTCCCACGTAACCCGTTGGTATCGAAATCATCTCAACTATCCGCCTATAAGTCCAACCAAACTCGCCGTGTTTCACACAAAATCTCTTGCCAAGCTACAAACAATGATGATAATCAAACCCCAAAACCAGCCCAAAATGTTGACACCAATAAGTTTGATAGGAGAAACATCCTCTTAGGGCTTGGAGGTCTTTATGGGGCAGCCAGTACCTTTACTGGAGGGTATGCTAGTTTAGCTGCCCCAACTGCCCCTGATATGTCCCAATGTGGGCCATCCAAACTAGACGATGGTACTGCCTTAAACTGTTGTCCACCCAAGCCCTCTGAGGCTGTAGACTTCAAGCTACCCAAGTTTAACCGCCACGACTTACGGGTCCGGCCCGCAGCCCATTTAGCCGACGATGCATACTTAGCCAAGTATGCTAAAGCCCTAGCCTTAATGAAAGCTCTCCCTGATAGTGACCCTCGTAGCTTTAAGAATCAAGCTAATGTGCATTGTGCTTATTGTAACGGGGGTTACCATCAAGTCGGGTTACCCAATCTCGACTTTCAAGTCCATGGATCTTGGTTATTCTTTCCTTTCCATAGGGCATACTTATACTTCTATGAAAAGATCCTAGGAAGTTTGATTAATGACCCGGATTTTGTCATCCCGTATTGGAATTGGGATAACCCTGATGGCATGGTCATGCCTTCTATGTTTAACGACGCTAATTCCCCTTTCTTTGACGCTATTCGCGATCAAAGCCATCTTCCACCCACGGTCATGGATCTTACCTATGACGGGCCGGATGTACCCAACAATATGTCCGACGAGGAAAAGAAGGCCCTTAATCTTACTATCATGTACCGTCAAATGGTTTCCAATGCCAAAAAGCCTTCTATGTTCTTAGGGGAACCTTACCGGACCGGGGATTCACCTAACCCGGGACCCGGGTCTATGGAGGTTCAACCACATGGGACTATCCATAACTGGACCGGTAACCCGCAACCGAATACTCCCATGTGGGAGGATATGGGTAACTTTTACTCCGCGGGGCGGGATCCGATCTTCTATGCCCACCATGCTCAAGTGGATAGGACATGGGCGATATGGAGATCCTTGTCTCCTAAGAATAAGGATTTCAAGGATAAAGATTTCTTGAATTCTTATTTCTACTTCTATGATGAAAATGCTAAGCTTGTAAAGATCTATGTTCGAGATTGCTTGGATACCAAGAAAATGGGGTACAAGTACCAGAAAGTTGACATCCCTTGGCTCAAGTCACGTCCAACTCCTCGCGTCCGCGGTCCTAAGGTATTGAAATCGGTGTTCTCAAAGGTTAAAAACGCGGTGGCTGCAGAGACGGCGCCACCCTTGCCGCCGGTGGTTTTCCCTAAACCGCTAGACCACATCATAAGAACAAACTTGGTGAGGCCGCTCAAGTCAAGGACCAAGGCGGagaaagaagatgaagaagagatCTTGGTAATCGAGGTCGAGTCGAGGCACGACCTGTACTCGAAATTCGACGTGTATATCAACGATGAAGATGAGCGTCCTACAAAGGAGAACCGTACACAGACGGAGTATGCAGGAAGTTACGTAAATGTCCCTCATAAACATAACAAGCATGGTCCTGAGCATGCTAGTAACATGATGAAGACTattttgaaattagggttaaCTGATGTTTTGGAGGATTTGGGAGCTGATGATGATGAAGGTGTTGATGTGATATTTGTTCCTCGTACCGGAACTGAAGGTTTGATCATTAAGGATGTGAGGATTGAGTTCCTCAGTTAA